The following coding sequences are from one Streptomyces venezuelae window:
- a CDS encoding hydroxyacid dehydrogenase: MPPSPRPTAALAMSRKAAEAILEPSVLDALAEVVALEPPPVLDDFTTDRARSVLTDVELLVTGWGCPPLTEQVLAHAPRLRAVVHTAGSVREHITDACWERGVAVSSAAAANALPVAEYTVAMILLTGKRVLESARDFRAARTEVDWARTPRSTGNYRRTVGILSASFTGRRVIELLRPHDLRLLLHDPYVTAEDAAGLGAEPVSLDELFARSDTVSVHTPLLPATRGLVGRALLGAMRPDAVLVNTARGAILDQDALTEAVTAGRIRAVLDVTDPDVLPPDHPLWSAENVLLTPHVAGSQGNEWRRLADAAVAEVRRWAAGGGFAHPVDHDRLAYLA; the protein is encoded by the coding sequence ATGCCACCGTCCCCCCGGCCCACCGCCGCCCTGGCCATGTCACGGAAGGCAGCCGAGGCCATCCTGGAACCGTCGGTCCTCGACGCCCTCGCCGAGGTCGTGGCGCTCGAACCGCCGCCCGTGCTCGACGACTTCACCACCGACCGCGCGCGATCCGTACTGACCGACGTCGAACTGCTCGTCACGGGCTGGGGCTGTCCGCCGCTGACCGAGCAAGTCCTCGCGCACGCGCCCCGGTTGCGTGCCGTCGTCCACACGGCCGGGTCCGTCCGCGAGCACATCACCGACGCGTGCTGGGAGCGCGGCGTCGCCGTGTCGTCGGCCGCCGCCGCCAACGCGCTGCCCGTCGCCGAGTACACGGTCGCGATGATCCTGCTCACCGGCAAGCGCGTCCTGGAGAGCGCCCGCGACTTCCGTGCCGCGCGCACGGAGGTGGACTGGGCGCGCACGCCGCGCAGCACCGGAAACTACCGCCGCACCGTGGGCATCCTCTCCGCCTCCTTCACCGGCCGCCGCGTCATCGAGCTGCTGCGCCCCCACGACCTGCGGCTCCTGCTGCACGACCCGTACGTGACGGCGGAGGACGCCGCCGGACTCGGCGCCGAGCCGGTGTCGCTCGACGAACTCTTCGCGCGGAGCGACACCGTGAGCGTCCACACGCCGCTGCTGCCCGCCACCCGTGGGCTCGTCGGCCGTGCACTCCTCGGCGCGATGCGTCCCGACGCCGTACTCGTCAACACCGCGCGGGGCGCGATCCTCGATCAGGACGCGCTCACCGAAGCCGTCACCGCCGGGCGCATCCGGGCCGTGCTCGACGTGACCGACCCCGACGTCCTGCCTCCGGACCACCCCCTGTGGTCCGCCGAGAACGTCCTGCTCACCCCGCACGTCGCGGGCTCCCAGGGCAACGAGTGGCGGCGGCTCGCGGACGCCGCCGTCGCCGAGGTGCGCCGCTGGGCCGCGGGCGGCGGCTTCGCGCACCCCGTGGATCACGACAGACTGGCGTACCTCGCCTGA
- a CDS encoding ABC transporter ATP-binding protein — MHVGEETAAAQRPPGHELIATGVTVAYEGVDVVHDASMTLRPSQVTVLVGPNGSGKSTLLRTLARLQRPRTAKLVIDGDTDGLALSPRAFSRHVALLTQGRPTPSGLTVRDLVEFGRYPHRGRWGKADPGGRAAVDRALAMTGVTDLAERGAEHLSGGQLQRVWLAGCLAQETGVLLLDEPTNHLDLRYQVELLDLMRDLADDHGIAVGAVLHDLDQAAAVADRILLLDEGRVVADGDPADVLTPERLSDTYGIRIEVDSDPLTGRLRTRAIGRHHSRSERLSTTS; from the coding sequence GTGCATGTAGGTGAAGAGACCGCCGCGGCCCAGCGCCCCCCAGGTCATGAACTGATCGCCACGGGCGTCACCGTGGCGTACGAAGGCGTCGATGTCGTCCACGACGCCTCGATGACGCTGCGCCCGAGCCAGGTGACCGTCCTGGTCGGGCCGAACGGCAGCGGCAAGTCCACCCTGCTGCGCACCCTCGCGCGGCTCCAGCGCCCCCGCACCGCGAAGCTCGTCATCGACGGCGACACCGACGGGCTCGCCCTGAGCCCCCGTGCGTTCTCCCGCCACGTCGCCCTGCTCACCCAGGGCCGCCCCACGCCCAGCGGCCTGACCGTGCGCGACCTCGTCGAGTTCGGCCGCTACCCGCACCGGGGACGGTGGGGCAAAGCCGACCCCGGCGGACGTGCCGCCGTCGACCGGGCGCTCGCCATGACCGGCGTGACCGACCTCGCCGAGCGCGGCGCCGAGCACCTGTCCGGAGGCCAGCTCCAGCGCGTCTGGCTCGCCGGGTGCCTCGCCCAGGAGACGGGCGTGCTCCTGCTCGACGAGCCCACGAACCACCTCGACCTCCGCTACCAGGTCGAACTCCTCGACCTCATGCGGGACCTGGCGGACGACCACGGCATCGCCGTCGGCGCCGTCCTGCACGACCTCGATCAGGCCGCGGCCGTCGCCGACCGGATCCTCCTGCTCGACGAGGGGCGGGTCGTCGCGGACGGCGACCCCGCGGACGTACTGACACCGGAACGCCTCAGCGACACGTACGGCATCCGCATCGAAGTCGACTCCGACCCCCTCACCGGCCGCCTGCGCACCCGCGCCATCGGCCGTCACCACTCGCGAAGCGAAAGGCTCAGCACCACCTCATGA
- a CDS encoding iron-siderophore ABC transporter substrate-binding protein — protein sequence MRRHLITAAAATAAALALSSCGTTEPAADDAKSADSITLTDGTGAKVTLKNGPAKKVVGTEWNAVESLISLGVAPTGVADVKGYKAWDSAVPLKNDAKDIGTRGEPSMDTIASLKPDLIIATTDLPAAAVKQMRKIAPVLNLRPADAADPIGQMTKNLDLLAEATGTTEQAAKLKKGFEAKLAEGRKALAAAGKDGAKYAFADGYVTGNQTSIRPYTDGSLIGAVNEKLGLKNDWKVKGDKAYGLGTTDVEGLTKLDEDVHFAYIGNKDDKGSNPFTGVLKKDKVWTSLPFVKKGNVHRLPDGIWMFGGTESMNQYVDSVVKALKK from the coding sequence ATGAGACGCCACCTGATCACCGCGGCGGCCGCCACCGCCGCGGCCCTCGCCCTGTCGTCCTGCGGCACCACCGAGCCCGCCGCCGACGACGCGAAGAGCGCCGACTCCATCACCCTCACCGACGGCACCGGCGCCAAGGTGACGCTGAAGAACGGCCCCGCCAAGAAGGTCGTCGGCACCGAGTGGAACGCCGTCGAGAGCCTGATATCGCTGGGCGTCGCCCCCACCGGCGTCGCCGACGTCAAGGGCTACAAGGCCTGGGACAGCGCCGTACCGCTGAAGAACGACGCGAAGGACATCGGCACGCGCGGCGAGCCGAGCATGGACACCATCGCGTCCCTGAAGCCCGACCTCATCATCGCGACCACCGACCTGCCGGCCGCCGCCGTCAAGCAGATGCGGAAGATCGCCCCGGTCCTCAACCTGCGCCCCGCCGACGCCGCGGACCCCATCGGGCAGATGACGAAGAACCTCGACCTGCTCGCCGAGGCCACCGGCACCACCGAGCAGGCCGCGAAGCTCAAGAAGGGCTTCGAGGCGAAGCTCGCCGAGGGCAGGAAGGCGCTCGCCGCCGCCGGCAAGGACGGCGCGAAGTACGCCTTCGCCGACGGCTACGTCACCGGCAACCAGACCTCCATCCGGCCGTACACCGACGGTTCGCTCATCGGCGCCGTCAACGAGAAGCTCGGCCTGAAGAACGACTGGAAGGTCAAGGGCGACAAGGCCTACGGCCTCGGCACCACCGACGTCGAGGGTCTCACCAAGCTCGACGAGGACGTCCACTTCGCCTACATCGGCAACAAGGACGACAAGGGCAGCAACCCGTTCACCGGCGTCCTGAAGAAGGACAAGGTGTGGACGTCCCTGCCGTTCGTCAAGAAGGGCAACGTGCACCGGCTGCCCGACGGCATCTGGATGTTCGGCGGCACCGAGTCGATGAACCAGTACGTCGACTCCGTCGTCAAGGCGCTGAAGAAGTAG
- a CDS encoding iron ABC transporter permease: MAVTATAPATRPSAAASRTGAVAVTAALLLLVAALAVVDITQGTAAVGAPEVWKALTGRADTADSSVVIASRLPRMTAALLVGSVLGMAGAALQAVSRNVLASPDTLAVNAGSYAALGIAAATGVTLPFLASSGVAFAGGLLAAAVVLGLSGLGAGTVRLVLAGSALTLGLTAVTEGMLQLFPQETEGLYKWNQGSVAQNGFDGVLQMLPVAVVGLVGLLLLARKVDALALGDDAARGVGVPVRSTRLTAVVLAALLSTSAVTLAGPIGFVGLCAPALVRPLARRIRAFTRSRASLPVAGLTGAALVLGSDVLLRAVVPSDVAVAVPTGVVTSLLGALFLVVMAARVRDTAGAAQPDRLRIRSRRVFLGTTVVLVAALAGLVVAAVLIGDSKLLMGDVVNWTQGRAGQTVSFVLDTRVPRVLAALCAGAALALAGTLVQAVTRNPLAEPGVLGVTNGAALGAVLLVTTVPTAGSWTIAGGAFAGAAASAVLVFGLAARGGFGQNRLVLVGFGVATGATAVISMLIILTDPFNATKALTWLGGSTYGRTLPDVVPLALVLAAGLTVAVARRTELDLVSLDEDTPRLLGLNLSGGRFGFLVLSVLLSATAVAAAGTIGFVGLVAPHAARALVGRQHVRVIPVAVLLGALLVCAADLVGRTVIAPAQLGAGLMTAVIGTPYFLYLLVRSRR; this comes from the coding sequence ATGGCCGTCACCGCAACCGCTCCCGCCACCCGTCCGTCGGCAGCCGCGTCCCGGACGGGCGCGGTCGCGGTGACGGCCGCACTGCTCCTCCTCGTCGCCGCGCTCGCCGTCGTCGACATCACCCAGGGCACCGCCGCCGTCGGTGCCCCCGAGGTGTGGAAGGCCCTCACCGGACGGGCCGACACCGCCGACAGCTCCGTCGTCATCGCCTCCCGGCTGCCCCGCATGACCGCCGCGCTCCTCGTCGGCTCCGTGCTCGGCATGGCGGGCGCCGCCCTCCAGGCCGTCAGCCGCAACGTCCTCGCCTCACCCGACACCCTCGCCGTCAACGCCGGCTCCTACGCCGCGCTCGGCATCGCCGCCGCCACCGGCGTCACCCTGCCCTTTCTCGCCTCCTCCGGCGTCGCGTTCGCCGGCGGACTCCTCGCCGCGGCCGTCGTCCTCGGACTCTCCGGCCTCGGCGCGGGCACGGTCCGGCTCGTCCTCGCGGGCAGCGCCCTCACCCTCGGCCTCACCGCCGTCACCGAAGGCATGCTCCAGCTGTTCCCGCAGGAGACCGAAGGTCTGTACAAGTGGAACCAGGGCAGCGTCGCGCAGAACGGCTTCGACGGCGTACTGCAGATGCTGCCCGTCGCCGTCGTCGGGCTCGTCGGACTCCTGCTGCTCGCCCGCAAGGTCGACGCCCTGGCGCTCGGCGACGACGCCGCCCGCGGCGTGGGCGTCCCCGTCCGCTCCACCCGCCTCACCGCCGTCGTCCTCGCCGCGCTCCTGTCCACCTCCGCCGTCACCCTCGCGGGCCCCATCGGCTTCGTCGGCCTCTGCGCCCCCGCCCTCGTGCGCCCCCTCGCCCGCAGGATCCGCGCGTTCACCCGCTCCCGGGCGAGCCTCCCCGTCGCGGGGCTCACCGGCGCGGCCCTCGTCCTCGGCTCCGACGTGCTGCTGCGCGCCGTCGTGCCCTCCGACGTGGCGGTCGCCGTGCCGACGGGCGTCGTCACCAGCCTGCTCGGCGCCCTCTTCCTGGTCGTCATGGCCGCCCGGGTGCGGGACACGGCGGGTGCCGCCCAGCCCGACCGGCTGCGCATCCGCAGCCGCCGCGTCTTCCTCGGCACGACCGTCGTCCTCGTGGCCGCCCTCGCCGGTCTGGTCGTCGCCGCGGTCCTCATCGGCGACAGCAAGCTGCTCATGGGCGACGTCGTCAACTGGACGCAGGGCCGGGCGGGACAGACCGTCTCCTTCGTCCTCGACACCCGGGTACCGCGTGTCCTCGCCGCGCTCTGCGCCGGGGCCGCGCTCGCCCTCGCGGGCACCCTCGTGCAGGCCGTCACACGCAACCCCCTCGCCGAGCCCGGCGTCCTCGGCGTCACGAACGGCGCCGCGCTCGGCGCCGTGCTGCTGGTGACGACGGTGCCCACCGCCGGGTCGTGGACCATCGCGGGCGGCGCGTTCGCGGGCGCCGCCGCCAGTGCCGTCCTCGTCTTCGGCCTCGCGGCGAGGGGCGGGTTCGGGCAGAACCGGCTCGTCCTCGTCGGATTCGGCGTGGCCACCGGCGCCACGGCCGTCATCAGCATGCTGATCATCCTCACCGACCCGTTCAACGCGACGAAGGCGCTCACCTGGCTCGGCGGCTCCACCTACGGCCGCACCCTGCCCGACGTGGTGCCCCTCGCCCTCGTCCTGGCCGCGGGCCTGACCGTCGCGGTCGCCCGGCGCACCGAACTCGATCTCGTCTCCCTCGACGAGGACACCCCCCGGCTGCTCGGTCTGAACCTGAGCGGCGGCCGCTTCGGCTTCCTCGTCCTCAGCGTGCTCCTGAGCGCCACCGCCGTGGCCGCCGCGGGCACCATCGGCTTCGTCGGACTCGTCGCCCCGCACGCGGCCCGCGCCCTCGTCGGCAGACAGCACGTGCGTGTGATCCCGGTCGCCGTGCTCCTCGGCGCCCTGCTGGTCTGCGCCGCCGACCTGGTGGGGCGGACGGTCATCGCACCGGCGCAGCTCGGCGCGGGCCTGATGACCGCCGTGATCGGCACGCCGTACTTCCTGTATCTGCTGGTGCGCAGCCGCCGCTAG
- a CDS encoding SulP family inorganic anion transporter: protein MPTPTFSALRPDWLSDPKVWRTEILAGLVVGLALIPEAISFSIIAGVDPAIGLFASFTMAVTISVVGGRRAMISAATGAVALVIAPLNREHGFGYLVAAVVLAGVLQIVLGALGVAKLMRFVPRSVMVGFVNALAILVFMAQVPEMHDVPWAVYPLLAAGLALMVFFPKVTKAVPAPLVSIVVLTTITVAAGIAVPTVGDKGELPSSLPVPGLPDVPFTWATLTTIAPYALAMALVGLMESLMTAKLVDEITDTHSSKTRESVGQGIANIVTGFFGGMGGCAMIGQTMINVRVSGARTRLSTFLAGTFLLVLCVVFGPVVSDIPMAALVAVMVMVCFATFDWHSVAPKTLKRMPAGEIVVMVVTVVCVVATHNLAIGVVVGTITAMVIFARRVAHFTNVTSVTAPDGGSVVHSVTGELFFASSNDLVTQFDYAGDPDRVVIDLSAAHIWDASTVAALDAITTKYEQRGKAVEIVGLNRPSAERYERLSGELTSAD, encoded by the coding sequence TTGCCCACGCCCACATTCTCCGCGCTGCGTCCCGACTGGCTCTCCGACCCGAAGGTCTGGCGCACCGAGATCCTCGCCGGTCTCGTCGTCGGACTCGCGCTGATCCCCGAGGCGATCTCGTTCTCGATCATCGCCGGGGTCGACCCGGCGATCGGCCTGTTCGCGTCGTTCACCATGGCCGTCACCATTTCGGTCGTCGGCGGCCGCCGCGCCATGATCTCCGCGGCCACCGGCGCCGTCGCCCTGGTGATCGCGCCGCTCAACCGCGAGCACGGCTTCGGCTACCTCGTGGCCGCCGTCGTCCTGGCCGGTGTCCTCCAGATCGTCCTCGGCGCGCTGGGCGTCGCCAAGCTCATGCGGTTCGTGCCGCGCAGCGTGATGGTCGGCTTCGTCAACGCCCTCGCCATCCTGGTCTTCATGGCGCAGGTGCCGGAGATGCACGACGTGCCGTGGGCGGTCTACCCGCTCCTCGCGGCCGGGCTCGCGCTCATGGTGTTCTTCCCGAAAGTCACCAAGGCGGTCCCGGCGCCGCTCGTCTCCATCGTCGTCCTGACCACGATCACGGTCGCCGCGGGCATCGCCGTGCCGACCGTCGGCGACAAGGGCGAGCTGCCCTCGTCCCTGCCGGTGCCGGGCCTGCCCGACGTGCCGTTCACCTGGGCCACCCTGACCACCATCGCCCCCTACGCGCTCGCCATGGCGCTGGTCGGCCTGATGGAGTCCCTGATGACGGCCAAGCTCGTCGACGAGATCACCGACACGCACTCCTCCAAGACCCGCGAGTCCGTCGGCCAGGGCATCGCCAACATCGTCACCGGCTTCTTCGGCGGCATGGGCGGCTGCGCCATGATCGGCCAGACGATGATCAACGTACGGGTGTCGGGCGCCCGCACCCGCCTCTCCACGTTCCTGGCGGGCACGTTCCTGCTGGTGCTGTGCGTCGTCTTCGGACCCGTGGTCTCCGACATCCCGATGGCCGCGCTGGTCGCCGTGATGGTGATGGTGTGCTTCGCGACCTTCGACTGGCACTCCGTCGCCCCGAAGACGCTCAAGCGGATGCCCGCCGGCGAGATCGTCGTCATGGTCGTCACCGTGGTCTGCGTGGTCGCCACGCACAACCTCGCCATCGGCGTCGTCGTCGGCACGATCACCGCGATGGTCATCTTTGCCCGGCGCGTCGCCCACTTCACGAACGTCACCTCCGTCACCGCTCCCGACGGCGGCAGCGTCGTGCACTCCGTGACCGGCGAGCTGTTCTTCGCCTCGTCGAACGACCTCGTCACGCAGTTCGACTACGCCGGGGACCCGGACCGGGTCGTCATCGACCTGTCGGCCGCGCACATCTGGGACGCCTCCACGGTCGCCGCGCTCGACGCCATCACCACCAAGTACGAGCAGCGCGGCAAGGCCGTCGAGATCGTCGGCCTCAACCGGCCGAGCGCCGAGCGGTACGAGAGGCTCAGCGGCGAACTCACCTCGGCCGACTGA
- a CDS encoding STAS domain-containing protein codes for MQASDSVPLPEHIRRTPWLPSPGTARRLRRAGISRVLVTGCLVRVSLRGEITAREADSLAAQLRDLVQDGCRHLIVDLSEVTYLAREGAGVFFGTLRALRAVGGTLAVRGACPRSAATLHCLGMGRLAE; via the coding sequence GTGCAAGCTTCTGATTCCGTTCCGCTTCCCGAGCACATCCGCAGGACGCCGTGGCTGCCCAGTCCGGGCACGGCCCGCAGACTGCGCCGCGCGGGCATCTCGCGCGTGCTCGTCACCGGCTGCCTGGTCCGCGTGAGCCTGCGCGGCGAGATCACCGCCCGCGAGGCCGACTCGCTCGCCGCGCAACTACGCGACCTGGTCCAGGACGGCTGCCGGCATCTGATCGTGGACCTGTCCGAGGTCACCTACCTCGCCCGGGAGGGCGCGGGCGTCTTCTTCGGCACGCTGCGAGCCCTCAGGGCGGTGGGCGGCACCCTCGCCGTGCGCGGCGCCTGCCCCCGGTCCGCGGCCACGCTGCACTGCCTGGGCATGGGCCGTCTCGCCGAATAG
- a CDS encoding VanZ family protein, producing MARTRRYEEDRRAAPMSPLGRAVTMLVAFAFMVGFAVVLARLTLEPSAGSEALTHSNFTPGDSIDAYLAQPAFRDTVKQLGGNILLGVPFGVLLPVVLPHTRGFVRVGIATAVTMVLVELAQGAFVTGRTFDIDDVILNTAGALIGYVLLGRRLGRAIHPRRRHWWHRFTRRNAVDA from the coding sequence ATGGCACGGACACGACGGTACGAGGAGGATCGGCGCGCGGCGCCCATGTCGCCGCTGGGGCGGGCGGTGACCATGCTGGTGGCCTTCGCCTTCATGGTCGGGTTCGCGGTGGTGCTCGCCCGGCTGACGCTGGAGCCGTCAGCGGGTTCGGAGGCGCTGACACACAGCAACTTCACCCCGGGCGACTCCATCGACGCGTATCTCGCGCAGCCCGCCTTCCGTGACACGGTGAAGCAGCTCGGCGGGAACATCCTGCTGGGCGTGCCGTTCGGTGTGCTGCTGCCCGTGGTGCTCCCCCACACTCGCGGGTTCGTGCGGGTCGGGATCGCCACGGCGGTGACGATGGTGCTGGTCGAGCTGGCGCAGGGCGCGTTCGTGACGGGCCGCACCTTCGACATCGACGACGTCATCCTGAACACGGCGGGCGCGCTGATCGGTTACGTCCTGCTGGGGCGGCGTCTGGGCCGGGCGATCCATCCGCGCCGACGGCACTGGTGGCACCGCTTCACGCGGCGGAACGCGGTCGACGCCTGA
- a CDS encoding DUF2267 domain-containing protein produces MDTSLEALLDRVRQRGSYADRQQAAGAVENVLVVLGAHLVGDDRTDLARLLPEGCGALLTDVEPAAGPLSAAEFVDAVAARTAEDTAGARRAVTSVLGTLADVTDDALLRRILTQLPPGHAGLFGRTEPA; encoded by the coding sequence ATGGACACATCCTTGGAAGCGCTCCTCGACCGGGTGCGGCAGCGCGGAAGTTACGCCGACCGCCAGCAGGCGGCGGGCGCCGTCGAGAACGTACTGGTCGTCCTGGGCGCGCACTTGGTGGGGGACGACCGCACCGACCTGGCCCGGCTGCTGCCCGAGGGGTGCGGGGCCCTGCTCACCGACGTGGAGCCCGCCGCCGGGCCGTTGTCCGCCGCGGAGTTCGTCGACGCGGTGGCCGCTCGGACGGCCGAGGACACGGCGGGCGCGCGCCGCGCCGTCACCTCGGTGCTCGGCACGCTCGCGGACGTGACGGACGACGCGCTGCTGCGCCGCATCCTCACGCAGCTCCCGCCGGGGCACGCGGGGCTGTTCGGCCGCACCGAACCGGCGTGA
- a CDS encoding YihY/virulence factor BrkB family protein yields MDSSPSAVHGAPALAPHGRKGDSGSGTPSTWALRRTALRRTPVSMWDDDVSDWAAALTYYAILALLPALLVTVSLISLVSPATTQALIAEVTDWAPAESGRSLHRALSDMADARSAALTVVIAGAVSAVWSASSYAAVFRRALHAMHGVEDCRPLWRKGHRVVMTALTLLGLLVASALLIVVSGSVAESVGHRIGFGDAGQTAWTVLKWPALLCLVALLVLVLFRNAPPEARGWRHILPGGLLSALLWLLSSGLFTLYATVFGTYGKLYGSLAGVVVFLVWLWVSNLALLAGAQFTVEVEKARGITSPSPGTG; encoded by the coding sequence ATGGACAGTTCACCGTCCGCCGTCCACGGAGCACCGGCTCTGGCACCGCACGGCCGCAAGGGGGACTCCGGCTCCGGCACCCCGTCCACCTGGGCCCTGCGGCGCACCGCGCTGCGCCGCACCCCCGTGTCGATGTGGGACGACGACGTGTCGGACTGGGCGGCGGCACTGACGTACTACGCGATCCTCGCCCTGCTCCCCGCGCTGCTCGTCACCGTCAGCCTCATCAGCCTCGTCAGCCCCGCCACGACCCAGGCGCTCATCGCCGAGGTCACGGACTGGGCCCCGGCCGAGTCGGGCCGTTCCCTGCACCGGGCGCTCAGCGACATGGCGGACGCGCGCTCCGCCGCGCTCACCGTGGTGATCGCCGGCGCCGTCAGCGCGGTGTGGTCCGCGTCGAGTTACGCGGCCGTGTTCCGCCGTGCGCTGCACGCGATGCACGGCGTCGAGGACTGCCGTCCCCTGTGGCGCAAGGGCCACCGCGTGGTGATGACCGCGCTCACGCTGCTCGGCCTGCTCGTCGCCAGCGCCCTGCTGATCGTGGTCAGCGGTTCGGTCGCCGAGAGCGTGGGGCACCGCATCGGTTTCGGCGACGCGGGGCAGACCGCCTGGACCGTCCTGAAGTGGCCCGCGCTGCTCTGCCTGGTGGCGCTGCTCGTCCTCGTCCTGTTCCGCAACGCGCCGCCCGAGGCCCGCGGCTGGCGCCACATCCTGCCCGGCGGGCTGCTGTCCGCGCTGCTCTGGCTGCTCTCCTCGGGCCTGTTCACGCTGTACGCGACGGTGTTCGGGACCTACGGCAAGCTGTACGGCTCCCTCGCGGGCGTCGTCGTCTTCCTGGTGTGGCTGTGGGTGTCCAACCTGGCGCTGCTCGCGGGGGCGCAGTTCACGGTCGAGGTGGAGAAGGCACGGGGCATCACATCGCCATCTCCGGGTACCGGATGA
- a CDS encoding DUF72 domain-containing protein, whose protein sequence is MGDILVGTCSWTDPALVRSGWYPRGRRDAAGRLRYYAERFPVVEVDSTYYGLPAERNSRLWAERTPERFTFDVKAFSMLTGHPTRPAALPADLRSTARDGAVLDEVWARFTAGIAPLRDAGRLGSVLFQFPPWLRPGGRAEELLSDTARRTRGWPVAVEFRHPDWWDAGNAEATRALLASHGMAAVAVDMNQSVPSAVPPVAPVTVPALSVVRFHGRSASWGQGSKEDRFRYAYDEDELRAWLPRLRALAERTEEVHVLFNNCCADAAVRAAESMTRLLEPSPARGGTEHLF, encoded by the coding sequence ATGGGCGACATCCTGGTGGGCACGTGTTCGTGGACCGATCCGGCACTGGTCCGCAGCGGCTGGTACCCGCGCGGGCGGCGGGACGCGGCGGGGCGGCTGCGGTACTACGCCGAGCGGTTCCCGGTCGTGGAGGTGGACTCGACGTATTACGGGCTGCCCGCCGAGCGCAACAGCCGGCTCTGGGCCGAGCGGACCCCGGAGCGCTTCACGTTCGACGTGAAGGCGTTCTCGATGCTCACCGGGCACCCCACGCGCCCCGCCGCGCTCCCCGCCGACCTCCGGTCCACCGCCAGGGACGGGGCCGTCCTGGACGAGGTGTGGGCACGCTTCACCGCCGGGATCGCGCCGTTGCGGGACGCCGGGCGGCTCGGGAGCGTGCTGTTCCAGTTCCCGCCGTGGCTGCGGCCAGGCGGGCGCGCCGAGGAACTCCTCTCGGACACCGCGCGGCGCACCCGGGGCTGGCCGGTCGCGGTGGAGTTCCGCCACCCCGACTGGTGGGACGCCGGGAACGCCGAGGCCACACGTGCGCTGCTCGCTTCGCACGGCATGGCGGCGGTCGCCGTCGACATGAACCAGTCGGTGCCGTCCGCCGTGCCACCGGTCGCGCCGGTCACCGTGCCCGCGCTCTCCGTCGTACGGTTCCACGGCCGCAGCGCCTCATGGGGACAGGGCAGCAAGGAGGACCGCTTCCGGTACGCGTACGACGAGGACGAACTCCGCGCCTGGCTGCCCCGGCTGCGCGCCCTCGCCGAACGGACCGAGGAGGTGCACGTCCTGTTCAACAACTGCTGCGCGGACGCTGCCGTGCGGGCCGCCGAGTCGATGACGCGCCTGCTCGAACCCTCTCCCGCCCGGGGCGGTACCGAGCACCTCTTCTGA